The following proteins are co-located in the Fusobacteria bacterium ZRK30 genome:
- a CDS encoding GNAT family N-acetyltransferase, protein MTIEVIENLEIKRRLALKVLKDLYEWFGKEDSLLNYVDNLEGKKFYLLNLGEENIGFFSIKRNNQYTAELYVNGILEKYHNRGYGKIVMKKIVEDLKEEGYKLLMVKTVGESLDNEAYSKTREFYRSVGFLPLEEIKEIWGEDNPCLIMVKNI, encoded by the coding sequence ATGACTATAGAGGTTATAGAAAATTTAGAAATTAAAAGAAGGCTTGCTTTAAAGGTGTTGAAAGATCTTTATGAATGGTTTGGGAAGGAAGATTCTTTGTTGAATTATGTAGATAATTTAGAAGGAAAGAAATTTTATTTATTAAATCTAGGAGAAGAAAATATAGGTTTTTTTTCAATTAAAAGAAACAATCAATATACAGCAGAGCTTTATGTGAATGGAATATTAGAGAAATATCACAATAGAGGATATGGGAAAATAGTGATGAAAAAAATAGTAGAAGATTTGAAAGAAGAGGGATATAAACTTCTTATGGTGAAAACAGTAGGAGAATCATTAGATAATGAAGCTTATTCTAAAACTAGAGAATTTTATAGGTCAGTAGGTTTCCTTCCATTAGAAGAAATAAAAGAAATATGGGGAGAAGATAATCCTTGTTTAATCATGGTAAAAAATATTTAA
- the rpsL gene encoding 30S ribosomal protein S12, whose translation MPTINQLIRKGRKTLESSKTSPALKGNPQKRGVCVRVYTSTPKKPNSALRKVARVRLTNGIEVTAYIPGIGHNLQEHSIVLLKGGRTKDLPGVRYKVIRGALDTAGVADRKQSRSKYGVKKG comes from the coding sequence ATGCCTACTATTAACCAATTAATAAGAAAAGGAAGAAAGACTTTAGAGTCTTCTAAAACATCACCAGCATTAAAAGGAAACCCACAAAAAAGAGGAGTTTGTGTAAGAGTTTATACTTCTACACCAAAGAAACCAAACTCAGCTTTAAGAAAGGTTGCCAGAGTAAGATTAACTAACGGAATCGAAGTTACTGCTTACATTCCAGGAATCGGACATAACTTACAAGAGCATTCAATTGTTCTTTTAAAAGGTGGAAGAACAAAAGACTTACCAGGTGTAAGATATAAAGTAATTAGAGGAGCTTTAGATACTGCAGGAGTAGCAGATAGAAAGCAATCAAGATCTAAGTACGGAGTAAAAAAAGGATAA
- the brnQ gene encoding branched-chain amino acid transport system II carrier protein — protein sequence MKKNYDWLIVGMALFSMFFGAGNLIFPPSVGLSMGENWLPSAFGFALTGIGLPVLGVLTMNKVGSFKAFSGGVSKLFFTLYSLLLMTSVVFTNTPRTAATAYELGIVPNLGGFNLSPVVVSLIFFGLTLYIALNPSKAIDRIGKILTPTIVVITLSIIYMGVTNKIGAPGTPHLDTNPFGFGFSQGYQTMDGIMAGLFSMVILSNLGARGYNKKSEKAEIIKKASIVTGTGLLVIYMGLFYLGATGNQYFPADISRSALVSNFVNMFLGQYGNLIFGVCVTVACLSTATALTMVVSQFFLDTYGFSYKKVAYISCAISAFMANFGVDRIVGVAEPILAILYPITIVLIFVGIAGILEGPIRKNTIIVSGLVSILQVASEGTDMQIIDSIYNSIPLSSAGFAWVIPTVLAGILSVYMDKNNKKETVLKEA from the coding sequence ATGAAAAAAAATTATGATTGGTTAATAGTAGGAATGGCATTGTTTTCAATGTTTTTTGGAGCAGGGAATTTGATCTTTCCACCTAGTGTAGGACTTTCAATGGGAGAAAATTGGTTGCCATCGGCATTTGGGTTTGCGTTAACAGGAATAGGACTACCTGTATTGGGTGTTTTAACAATGAATAAAGTAGGAAGCTTTAAGGCTTTTTCAGGGGGAGTATCAAAATTATTCTTTACACTGTATTCTTTATTATTAATGACTTCAGTAGTGTTCACAAATACGCCTAGAACAGCTGCAACTGCTTATGAATTGGGTATAGTTCCAAATTTAGGAGGTTTCAATCTGAGCCCTGTAGTTGTATCATTGATATTTTTTGGATTGACTCTTTATATAGCTCTTAATCCATCTAAAGCAATAGATCGTATAGGAAAGATACTGACTCCTACAATAGTGGTTATAACTCTGTCAATCATCTATATGGGGGTTACAAATAAAATTGGAGCTCCAGGAACTCCTCATCTGGATACAAATCCGTTTGGATTCGGATTTTCACAGGGGTACCAGACAATGGATGGAATAATGGCAGGATTATTTAGTATGGTAATCTTATCTAATTTAGGAGCTAGAGGTTACAATAAAAAGAGTGAGAAAGCAGAAATAATAAAAAAAGCAAGTATTGTAACTGGAACAGGTTTGCTGGTTATCTACATGGGATTATTTTATTTAGGAGCTACAGGAAATCAGTATTTCCCGGCAGATATAAGCAGATCAGCATTAGTGTCAAATTTTGTTAATATGTTCCTTGGACAATATGGAAACTTAATTTTTGGAGTTTGTGTAACGGTAGCGTGTTTATCTACTGCCACAGCTTTAACTATGGTAGTTTCACAATTTTTCTTGGATACATATGGATTTAGTTATAAGAAGGTAGCTTATATATCTTGTGCTATATCAGCATTCATGGCTAACTTTGGGGTAGATAGAATAGTAGGAGTAGCAGAACCGATATTAGCTATCCTTTATCCAATAACGATTGTATTGATCTTTGTAGGAATAGCCGGGATATTAGAGGGACCTATTAGGAAAAATACAATAATAGTTTCAGGTTTAGTTTCTATATTACAGGTTGCATCAGAAGGGACAGATATGCAAATTATAGATAGTATATATAATAGTATTCCTTTATCATCAGCTGGATTTGCATGGGTGATTCCGACGGTTTTAGCGGGAATATTAAGTGTGTATATGGACAAAAATAACAAAAAAGAAACAGTGTTGAAAGAAGCGTAG
- the fusA gene encoding elongation factor G — protein MAREISLDQTRNIGIMAHIDAGKTTTTERILLYTGVTHQIGEVHDGAATMDWMEQEQERGITITSAATTCFWRNHRVNIIDTPGHVDFTVEVERSLRVLDGTVAVFSAVDGVQPQSETVWRQADKYNVPRMAFFNKMDRTGADFKMCVNDIKEKLGSNPVPVQLPIGAEENFEGIINLITMKEMKWPLDTKDGQDMEIVDIRAELLEEATAAREFMIESIVETDDVLMEKFFGGEELTVEEVIAGLRKATIANEIVPVTCGTAFKNKGVQPLLDLIVDIMPSPVDIGAIAGTDVKDETIAMERKPGDDQPFAALAFKIMTDPFVGRLSFFRVYSGTLAKGSYVLNSVKGKKERVGRILQMHANKREEIEVVYCGDIAAAVGLKDTTTGDTLCDMANPIILERMEFPEPVISVAVEPKTKADQEKMGIALSKLAEEDPTFQVKTDEETGQTIISGMGELHLDILVDRMKREFKVESNVGKPQVAYRETITTETDTDMKYAKQSGGRGQYGHVKIRVCPNPGEGFTFENKVTGGAIPREYIPAVEKGCKEALEGGVIAGYAMEDVKVTLYDGSYHDVDSNEMAFKIAGSMAMKKAARECNPVILEPVFKVEVTTPEEYMGDLIGDVSSRRGVVLGMTERNGARIIEAEVPLSEMFGYSTDLRSKSQGRANYAMEFKKYLPVPAAIQKTIMEERN, from the coding sequence ATGGCTAGAGAAATTTCTTTAGATCAAACTAGAAATATTGGAATCATGGCTCATATCGACGCTGGTAAGACAACTACAACTGAGAGAATCTTACTTTACACTGGTGTAACTCACCAAATTGGAGAGGTACATGACGGTGCAGCTACTATGGACTGGATGGAGCAAGAACAAGAAAGAGGAATTACAATCACTTCAGCAGCAACAACTTGTTTCTGGAGAAATCATAGAGTAAACATCATCGATACACCTGGACATGTGGACTTTACTGTAGAAGTAGAAAGATCATTAAGAGTATTAGATGGAACAGTTGCAGTTTTCTCTGCAGTTGATGGAGTACAACCACAATCTGAAACAGTTTGGAGACAAGCTGACAAGTATAACGTACCAAGAATGGCTTTCTTTAACAAGATGGACAGAACAGGTGCAGACTTCAAGATGTGTGTAAACGACATCAAAGAAAAGTTAGGATCTAACCCAGTTCCTGTACAATTACCAATTGGTGCAGAAGAGAACTTCGAAGGAATCATTAACTTAATCACAATGAAAGAAATGAAGTGGCCTTTAGATACTAAAGACGGTCAAGACATGGAAATCGTTGACATCAGAGCAGAATTATTAGAAGAAGCTACAGCTGCTAGAGAATTCATGATCGAATCTATCGTTGAGACAGATGACGTATTAATGGAAAAATTCTTTGGTGGAGAAGAGTTAACTGTAGAAGAAGTAATCGCTGGATTAAGAAAAGCTACAATTGCAAATGAAATCGTTCCTGTAACATGTGGAACTGCATTTAAAAATAAAGGAGTTCAACCATTATTAGACTTAATCGTTGACATCATGCCTTCACCAGTAGACATCGGTGCAATCGCAGGTACTGACGTTAAAGATGAGACTATAGCAATGGAAAGAAAGCCTGGAGATGACCAACCTTTCGCTGCGTTAGCATTTAAAATAATGACTGACCCATTCGTAGGAAGATTATCTTTCTTCAGAGTATACTCTGGAACTTTAGCAAAAGGTTCATATGTATTAAACTCTGTAAAAGGTAAAAAAGAAAGAGTAGGAAGAATCCTACAAATGCATGCAAATAAAAGAGAAGAGATAGAAGTAGTATACTGTGGAGATATCGCAGCAGCAGTAGGTCTTAAAGATACTACAACTGGTGATACTTTATGTGATATGGCTAACCCTATCATCTTAGAAAGAATGGAATTCCCTGAGCCAGTTATCTCAGTAGCTGTTGAGCCTAAAACAAAGGCTGACCAAGAAAAAATGGGTATCGCTTTAAGCAAACTTGCTGAAGAAGATCCTACTTTCCAAGTTAAAACAGACGAAGAAACTGGACAAACTATCATCTCTGGAATGGGTGAACTTCACTTAGATATCCTAGTTGATAGAATGAAGAGAGAATTTAAGGTAGAATCAAACGTAGGTAAACCACAAGTTGCTTACAGAGAAACTATCACAACTGAAACTGATACTGACATGAAATATGCGAAGCAATCAGGTGGAAGAGGACAATACGGACACGTTAAGATCAGAGTATGCCCTAATCCAGGTGAAGGATTCACATTTGAGAATAAAGTTACTGGTGGAGCAATCCCTAGAGAATATATTCCTGCAGTTGAAAAAGGTTGTAAGGAAGCACTTGAAGGCGGAGTTATCGCTGGATACGCAATGGAAGATGTTAAGGTTACATTATATGATGGATCTTACCATGATGTTGACTCAAACGAGATGGCATTTAAAATTGCAGGATCAATGGCAATGAAGAAAGCAGCTAGAGAGTGTAACCCAGTTATACTTGAACCTGTATTCAAAGTAGAAGTAACTACTCCTGAAGAGTACATGGGAGACTTAATTGGAGATGTTTCTTCAAGAAGAGGAGTTGTTCTTGGAATGACTGAAAGAAACGGAGCTAGAATCATTGAAGCTGAAGTTCCTTTATCAGAAATGTTCGGATACTCAACTGACTTAAGATCTAAATCTCAAGGAAGAGCAAACTATGCAATGGAATTCAAGAAATACTTACCAGTTCCAGCAGCTATCCAAAAAACAATAATGGAAGAGAGAAACTAA
- a CDS encoding putative glycoside hydrolase has translation MAKIKTIIFSTILVMAFFFIFKNKDDFFSKKETINKTELSLPSTMYISELTTLRENIDGKPKNSLIMGTSVKVLKTEKNWVYISTDKSDYKGWVEQKYLTEVRLEDKDIFQTIKVLTDIPVDKDGNEEIDPDPNNSDQRFIKKMVDTDFNIKELYQLGDVQFKSIQKQLYKNNPKGNIKAIYISLNGMYHVDDYIDLAKKTDINAFVLDIKNDHGRILFESPTARKVLGDSYIRPRIKDIETFIEKLKKNNIYLIGRISTFKDEAYAISNKNDVILDKRYNRAYQSSDKIPWLSAYNRNAWYYNVELAKEAANFGFNEILFDYVRFPDRVQNLEKNSKLVYNNTYSETKSEVIQRFLKYAHDELSKKEVYTAASVFGQIGISKNDENIGQHWETVSNVVDFINPMAYPSHYAKGTYGLKNPDNNPFILLNNYTKDVILRNNNLENPAIIETWIQGFSAPWIKNHRSYKKEELKEQIKALKVEGLNSYLVWNASSRYYWDGLK, from the coding sequence ATGGCAAAAATAAAAACAATAATTTTTTCTACCATACTTGTTATGGCGTTTTTTTTTATCTTTAAAAATAAAGATGATTTTTTTTCCAAAAAAGAAACAATCAATAAGACAGAGTTATCTTTACCATCTACTATGTATATTTCAGAATTGACAACTTTAAGGGAGAATATCGATGGAAAACCTAAAAATTCGTTGATAATGGGTACTTCAGTAAAAGTTTTAAAAACCGAAAAAAATTGGGTATATATATCTACTGATAAATCTGATTATAAGGGATGGGTCGAGCAAAAATATCTCACTGAGGTTAGATTAGAGGATAAAGATATATTTCAAACTATCAAAGTCTTAACTGATATACCAGTAGATAAAGATGGAAATGAAGAAATAGATCCGGATCCAAATAATAGTGACCAAAGATTTATAAAGAAGATGGTAGATACAGATTTCAATATCAAAGAACTATATCAATTAGGAGATGTGCAATTTAAATCTATTCAAAAACAGCTCTATAAAAATAACCCTAAAGGAAACATCAAGGCTATTTATATCTCCCTCAATGGAATGTATCATGTAGATGATTATATTGATTTGGCTAAGAAAACAGATATCAATGCATTTGTTTTAGATATAAAAAATGATCATGGAAGGATATTATTCGAGTCCCCTACAGCACGAAAAGTTTTAGGAGATTCCTATATTCGTCCTAGGATAAAAGATATTGAAACCTTTATAGAAAAACTAAAGAAAAATAATATCTACCTTATCGGGAGGATCTCTACCTTTAAAGATGAAGCATATGCAATTTCCAATAAAAATGATGTCATCTTAGATAAAAGATATAACCGTGCATATCAAAGTTCAGACAAGATCCCGTGGTTATCAGCTTACAATAGAAATGCCTGGTACTACAATGTAGAGTTGGCAAAGGAAGCTGCTAATTTCGGATTCAATGAAATTTTATTTGATTATGTCAGGTTTCCTGACAGGGTACAGAACCTGGAAAAAAATTCAAAATTAGTCTATAACAACACCTATTCAGAAACAAAATCAGAAGTTATACAAAGATTTTTAAAATACGCCCATGATGAACTGTCTAAAAAAGAAGTTTATACAGCTGCATCTGTTTTCGGCCAGATTGGTATCTCAAAAAATGATGAAAATATCGGTCAGCATTGGGAAACTGTCTCCAATGTAGTTGATTTTATAAACCCTATGGCTTATCCTTCCCACTATGCAAAGGGAACATATGGACTAAAAAACCCAGATAACAATCCATTTATACTCTTAAATAATTATACAAAAGATGTGATTTTAAGAAATAATAATTTGGAAAATCCCGCTATTATCGAAACATGGATTCAGGGATTTAGTGCTCCTTGGATTAAAAATCATAGAAGTTATAAAAAAGAGGAATTAAAAGAGCAGATAAAAGCTCTTAAGGTAGAAGGTTTAAACAGTTATCTTGTTTGGAATGCATCCAGCCGTTATTATTGGGATGGTTTAAAATAA
- the tuf gene encoding elongation factor Tu — translation MAKEQFDRSKPHVNIGTIGHVDHGKTTTTAAISKVLADAGLAERVDFANIDQAPEERERGITINTAHIEYQTAARHYAHVDCPGHADYVKNMITGAAQMDGAILVVSAADGPMPQTREHILLSKQVGVPYIIVYLNKADMVDDEELLELVEMEVRELLTEYGFDGDDAPVVTGSALGALNGEQQWVDKIMELMDAVDSYIPTPERAIDQPFLMPVEDVFTITGRGTVVTGRVERGVVKVGEEIEIVGIKDTVKSTCTGVEMFRKLLDQGQAGDNIGALLRGIKKEDVERGQVLCHPGTINPHTNFTGEVYVLTKEEGGRHTPFFTGYRPQFYFRTTDITGAVHLPEGVEMVMPGDNIEMTVELIHPIAMEEGLRFAIREGGRTVASGVVGQITK, via the coding sequence ATGGCAAAAGAGCAATTTGACAGAAGTAAACCACATGTAAATATTGGAACAATAGGTCACGTAGACCATGGAAAGACAACAACAACAGCAGCAATCTCAAAAGTATTAGCAGACGCTGGATTAGCAGAAAGAGTAGATTTCGCTAACATCGACCAAGCACCAGAAGAAAGAGAAAGAGGAATCACTATCAACACGGCTCATATCGAGTACCAAACAGCAGCAAGACATTACGCTCACGTTGACTGTCCTGGCCATGCTGACTACGTAAAGAACATGATCACTGGAGCAGCACAAATGGATGGAGCTATCTTAGTAGTTTCAGCAGCTGACGGTCCAATGCCTCAAACAAGAGAGCATATCTTACTTTCTAAGCAAGTAGGAGTACCTTACATCATCGTATACTTAAACAAAGCTGACATGGTAGACGACGAAGAATTATTAGAATTAGTAGAAATGGAAGTAAGAGAATTATTAACTGAGTACGGATTCGACGGAGATGACGCACCAGTAGTAACAGGTTCTGCATTAGGAGCATTAAATGGAGAGCAACAATGGGTAGACAAGATCATGGAATTAATGGATGCAGTAGATTCATACATCCCAACTCCAGAAAGAGCAATTGACCAACCTTTCTTAATGCCAGTAGAGGACGTTTTCACTATCACAGGTAGAGGAACAGTAGTAACTGGAAGAGTAGAAAGAGGAGTAGTAAAAGTAGGAGAAGAGATTGAAATAGTAGGAATCAAAGATACTGTAAAATCTACTTGTACAGGTGTAGAGATGTTCAGAAAGTTATTAGACCAAGGACAAGCTGGAGATAACATCGGAGCATTATTAAGAGGAATCAAGAAAGAAGACGTAGAAAGAGGACAAGTTTTATGTCATCCAGGAACAATCAATCCACATACAAACTTCACAGGAGAAGTATATGTATTAACTAAAGAGGAAGGTGGAAGACATACTCCATTCTTCACAGGATACAGACCACAATTCTACTTCAGAACAACTGATATCACAGGAGCAGTACATTTACCAGAAGGTGTAGAAATGGTAATGCCTGGAGACAACATTGAAATGACAGTAGAATTAATCCATCCAATCGCAATGGAAGAAGGATTAAGATTCGCAATAAGAGAAGGTGGAAGAACAGTAGCATCAGGTGTAGTAGGACAAATCACTAAGTAA
- the rpsG gene encoding 30S ribosomal protein S7 — translation MSRRRAAVKRDVLADSRYGDKVVTKFINSIMLDGKKSLAESIFYGAMDLIKEKSGEEGYETFKKAIENIKPALEVKSRRIGGATYQVPVEVRPVRQQALALRWLTTYTRNRKEYTMVERLANELIAASNNEGATIKKKEDTYKMAEANRAFAHYKW, via the coding sequence ATGTCAAGAAGAAGAGCAGCAGTTAAAAGAGACGTTTTAGCTGATTCAAGATATGGAGATAAAGTTGTAACTAAATTTATAAATTCTATCATGTTAGATGGAAAGAAATCTTTAGCAGAGTCTATTTTTTATGGAGCTATGGATTTAATAAAGGAAAAATCAGGTGAAGAGGGATACGAAACTTTCAAGAAAGCTATCGAGAACATCAAACCTGCATTAGAAGTTAAATCAAGAAGAATTGGTGGAGCTACTTATCAAGTACCAGTAGAAGTAAGACCTGTTAGACAACAAGCATTAGCTTTAAGATGGTTAACTACTTATACTAGAAACAGAAAAGAGTACACTATGGTTGAAAGATTAGCTAACGAATTAATCGCAGCGTCTAACAACGAAGGTGCAACTATCAAGAAAAAAGAAGATACTTATAAGATGGCAGAAGCAAACAGAGCTTTCGCACATTACAAGTGGTAA
- a CDS encoding cytochrome c biogenesis protein CcdA translates to MEINILIVFLAGMGTFLAPCIIPLVPSYLSYISGIVLGEKHSGKQRFKVILHTLFFILGFGTAFSALQILLFNFTNLASKLIGNNILNMVFGGIIIMGLHMTGIFKITKMYSETRMNFNFIRRNIGTSYLFGFAFGFGWTPCMGPVLFTVMSYLAGANTVWMGMFYIWIYTFGLGVPFIIFALFMDKTNKLDFIKKNFLFSDKVSGVILIIMGTLLAMNKMTIFLSWGFRDEIVEFFRRIF, encoded by the coding sequence ATGGAAATAAATATATTGATAGTTTTTCTTGCTGGGATGGGGACTTTTTTGGCTCCCTGTATTATTCCCTTGGTGCCTAGCTATCTTTCATATATAAGTGGAATAGTATTGGGAGAAAAGCATAGCGGTAAGCAGAGGTTTAAAGTTATCCTTCATACATTATTTTTTATACTGGGATTCGGAACTGCATTTTCAGCCTTGCAGATACTGCTTTTTAATTTTACTAACCTTGCCAGTAAACTCATTGGAAACAACATATTGAATATGGTTTTTGGTGGAATAATAATAATGGGTCTTCATATGACAGGGATTTTTAAGATAACTAAGATGTACTCTGAAACTAGGATGAATTTTAACTTTATCCGGAGAAATATAGGGACATCCTACCTCTTCGGTTTTGCCTTCGGGTTTGGATGGACCCCTTGTATGGGACCTGTCCTATTTACAGTGATGTCATATTTGGCAGGTGCAAACACCGTATGGATGGGGATGTTTTATATCTGGATCTATACTTTTGGACTGGGAGTGCCCTTTATAATCTTTGCACTATTTATGGATAAAACTAATAAACTGGATTTTATAAAGAAGAACTTTTTATTTTCAGACAAAGTCAGCGGAGTAATTCTTATTATAATGGGAACACTTTTGGCTATGAACAAGATGACGATATTTCTCAGCTGGGGATTCAGGGATGAAATAGTGGAGTTTTTTAGAAGGATATTTTGA
- a CDS encoding phosphatidylethanolamine N-methyltransferase family protein — translation MYKKIFKNQVWHLISIIIAVIVLQVIINCDEGIIGGSLFGVSTNRWFWIAILIPIIHQIYVFIVWRLELYTRIFTRKFGLKKAFKIYAAGFSILFVLRFITVIVLAFSNRKTLDINPIYMHIIAVVITPFVIYLFYSVKKYFTFERAFGIDHFDKGYDVPYVKKGIFRYTNNGMYIFGLAILYLPGLLLLSKAAILVAFFNHVYIWVHYYTVELPDMRYIYKKIPKE, via the coding sequence ATGTATAAGAAAATATTTAAAAATCAAGTATGGCACTTAATATCAATAATCATTGCAGTGATTGTCCTTCAGGTTATAATAAACTGTGATGAGGGGATCATTGGAGGATCTCTATTTGGTGTAAGCACCAATAGGTGGTTTTGGATAGCTATATTGATACCAATTATACATCAGATATATGTTTTTATAGTTTGGCGTTTGGAGCTTTATACAAGGATATTTACAAGAAAATTTGGATTGAAAAAAGCATTTAAAATTTATGCAGCTGGTTTTTCAATTCTTTTTGTGCTAAGGTTCATTACTGTTATAGTTTTAGCATTCAGCAATAGAAAGACTCTGGATATTAACCCAATCTATATGCATATTATTGCAGTGGTTATTACCCCCTTTGTAATATACCTTTTTTATTCTGTGAAAAAATATTTTACATTTGAGAGGGCTTTTGGAATTGATCATTTCGATAAAGGATATGACGTCCCCTATGTTAAGAAGGGAATTTTTAGATATACCAATAATGGGATGTACATTTTTGGTTTAGCAATTCTTTATTTACCGGGATTATTGTTGTTGTCCAAAGCTGCAATTTTAGTTGCTTTTTTTAATCATGTATATATATGGGTTCATTATTATACTGTTGAGCTTCCGGATATGAGATATATTTACAAGAAAATACCAAAGGAATAA
- a CDS encoding TlpA family protein disulfide reductase — MKKLIFILLLLVGVLSFGAKEGLETGNKFPVINLYSTNGELEGTSEKYLGKITIYNFGASWCPPCKVEKPLLNKFYNENKDEINVVSVMIDDDGGAVDKFFADNPMDFPHYFDVDQILSKKFLIRVVPTTYIVDKNGIILERIHGALDWSQLKAEDLEELIWPVGSTAGMN; from the coding sequence ATGAAAAAATTAATATTTATATTGTTGCTGCTGGTTGGTGTTTTATCTTTTGGTGCAAAAGAAGGGTTGGAGACAGGAAATAAATTCCCTGTTATAAACCTATATAGCACAAATGGGGAATTGGAGGGGACTTCAGAAAAATATCTGGGAAAGATTACTATATACAATTTTGGTGCCAGCTGGTGTCCTCCCTGTAAGGTGGAAAAACCTCTGTTAAATAAATTTTATAATGAAAATAAAGATGAGATAAATGTAGTGTCTGTAATGATCGATGACGATGGAGGAGCTGTGGATAAGTTTTTTGCGGATAATCCTATGGATTTTCCCCACTATTTTGATGTGGATCAGATCTTATCGAAAAAATTTTTAATAAGAGTTGTGCCTACAACTTATATAGTAGATAAAAACGGGATAATTTTAGAGAGAATCCACGGGGCTTTAGACTGGAGCCAGTTAAAAGCAGAGGATTTGGAGGAATTGATTTGGCCGGTTGGTAGTACAGCAGGTATGAATTAG